One region of Eulemur rufifrons isolate Redbay chromosome 1, OSU_ERuf_1, whole genome shotgun sequence genomic DNA includes:
- the ZDBF2 gene encoding DBF4-type zinc finger-containing protein 2, producing MIPDGSSKIQEVMKSIGKHLFTAQHRSMIRQSRNEIHTKSLMDRFLHDVLRHHPSNRRVNRSVQHVNPVSSSEVIHLDDSPAEEQEGDDAETRQDRCPESSEPVEASHSIPSKSEQCSLVVSVRPSVIQRLEKGQQQPWKFFYKVRPAPKKCNSVDVGEATNNGNNLTRPPVIFNAPASRLPESSHDRPVDTNITKLTPAARLDSVNKCDPNKVDKYLEELDRVSRKPTQSFNLETSSVSYQKPKESNNKSLGINSDKLVLQKDVKAQSKTFSAGFKFRERMSTEGPLRVDSPCELEVNSAVNLNKIDMPSNKGLFEVAIPKYHEEFFSNVDCTQKEKHLVNRSAFLGQKYLVSSQLKFDCSSLQSASSQPQEAMRDSSLWKEIDQEDNNGESRDPEMSFDCSSSSHPLTDQSKVTAKEINLSREVYADLQDKNNKFCGSEISSDCDDSLQLATNQSPVIVKEISLQNAMHIGLVDQSYESSSYEMNFDCDASLQSTNDFPQEPVKDVNLSKEVHIGLVDKNYGSRSSEINAESVFPLQSVVDRPPVAVTEIKLRKKIHTGLVDQYCESSCYETGFDCDVSFQSGVDHPQLIVKERHLKSRRVHPKRKKRKPSSTKAHLDGDVSLKTVADEPQRATEETDLLREESSYLVDMNYAYHGPEMDFHTDAQFMADHPQVAVKEVNPHKEDSGLDSKSVQCSISNLSSDSPAAAYQSSNDQLQEALGEVNLKELNIDMEVNSCACSGSDFTLESDPAPLPVTEGSQLGVRRNKRHIDLADGNYESNSSDITFESDIPPSVIDQPQVAVYEEEPVDLESKNNESYVSEIAFDSSVPLHSGNDQPEVAVEEVIIQKEEYAHLEMENDEPSSSEISSDSYTPLHSVTNSPEIAVKKFSLQQEDRVYLENKENDPTDSELSSNYDMIFHSMTGHSEEPVKERNLQKEEHIDSEDDADFETYVVSDIPLQSMIYKHGVVVKQIRLKKVKRAEFRGKSAEFSGSETNSDPGVPHYSVAEPQVAIKKTTRKKKHVLENKNDKCSGSEIILDSDVASQSMTENPEVVVLEEDYQALEDRNSESGDGKVTVKSAQLRDAIKKINRWKKEVAVLKNKIEEYRASKSRPSSDGSVESVGDQPDIDVKSLSPENEEECADLETENSQDGCSQMYLDSDCLVQPIVDRPQVTILEQEHIELGGKHNHRCGSEVSFDSDDPLQSVAEQVRDTVEEISLWEDEEVDMEDKRHEAQSFGIVYDCDVLQSMAGRTEEVKKVNLWKELVSLENKIVKPGNSKANFDSDKPLQSVTNIIQRATKERNLLRDEHVYLDNKGYEPHDSEIIYVSNIPLQSVIKRPQILEEMHPNLEDKSIDPCAPSVSFDSSDPFQSATTQLQKAVKEINLWKEDHIYLEDNSYRLGGFEVNCDSAIPVHFVPDQSPVSVKEINLQKAYHNNPENKNCEFYGSELQCGSGIHFQSEVCQPQVACKEINFQQENHLGMEEKTDEPSDSEMCDADGPFEIVVNQYPPSVKETDLPKVVLVDVVPSDGDCQVISHPDVPLELVTDSPQMTVKEINCIPAEPIDEEEESSDSFGPEVRCVCEAFPPSATSESEETFKIINRKKDYIILSNCNCHSCGSEVTFNVDASDQLMTYQSEEPDQKMEKYVDPGHKGRQSNRPKRRPGTRRQQKARKKVNLQKDRKDRKGLRNTGQKGKSRKSSVSAKDVDASSESVTHQIPAKVTRLQAKRRRLESVSSEPCGSEVNFQRDPSFQSNTDQPQDAVNKTDLFKKVSFDLEEKSHDSQSSSVPVVDSVKNLEKAKEVVEDNPDEPVLEALPHVPPSFVGKTWSQIMREDDIKINTLVKEFREGRFHCYFDDDSKTKKVSSTKKKKRVTWADLQDTASVQAPSDCNDTASSVSKIVDSSVALDKPCHPPPPAERPPEQERHVPSPCETVKVSHGTQTNFVNFPKRKRKRSRQEAASPKSKHLHSQVNRKAKNKVNCETVDFPESCTKVLRPMQSKALVYVLSSLNIKLQEGECLHFSKTSWDNEMQFVCKYNMNTLNYYDSWFKDIATNPPLNIVVPEEDNPNWVKAHLNNNNVNSSAGGNDANGQSSSSRPLMTVPARSQLSSRNTTDDSSLLPEDSEAPNANEVPKGANFQLITLKHDIANMSPKSIRKEISGNKSKKKLQGRKVTTANKPDFPKKVLKPIILQQKTGIASEKQSIWIRTKPSDVIRKYISKYSAFLRRRYQSRSTFIGMHLKKKKSVVSSLKNVKRPAKIFFNSSVPPAGAEEPSSAIASFSLKQPVQGFCRFAKKKKNGLLMGYNGDVRKNGGGMIRHV from the exons atgattccaGATGGAAGCTCAAAGATACAGGAAGTAATGAAGAGCATTGGAAAG cATTTGTTCACTGCTCAACACAGAAGCATGATCAGACAGAGTAGAAATGAGATACATACCAAGAGCCTGATGGACCGTTTCTTGCACGATGTACTGCGACACCACCCATCTAATCGTCGAGTAAACAG ATCAGTGCAACATGTGAATCCGGTGTCATCTTCTGAAGTGATTCATTTGGATGATTCTCCTGCTGAAGAACAGGAAGGGGATGATGCTGAAACCAGACAAGATAGATGCCCTGAGAGTTCTGAACCTGTTGAAGCGTCACATTCCATACCTAGTAAATCTGAGCAGTGTTCACTGGTGGTGTCAGTTCGACCCTCAGTTATTCAGAGACTGGAGAAAGGACAGCAGCAGCCCTGGAAGTTTTTTTATAAAGTTAGGCCTGCTCCGAAAAAATGTAATTCAGTAGATGTTGGTGAAGCTACAAATAATGGAAACAACTTAACACGTCCCCCAGTGATTTTTAATGCTCCTGCTAGTCGTTTACCTGAAAGTTCTCATGATAGACCAGTCGACACTAATATCACTAAGTTAACACCAGCAGCCCGTTTGGATTCAGTTAACAAATGTGACCCAAACAAAGTTGATAAATACCTTGAGGAGCTAGACAGGGTCTCTAGAAAGCCTACACAATCGTTCAATCTAGAAACTTCTTCAGTTTCATATCAGAAACCTAAAGAATCAAACAATAAATCTTTAGGTATAAATTCAGATAAATTGGTTTTACAGAAAGATGTAAAAGCTCAGAGCAAAACTTTCTCAGCTGGCTTTAAATTCCGTGAACGTATGAGTACTGAGGGGCCCTTAAGAGTTGATTCTCCTTGTGAGTTAGAAGTAAACTCAGCAGTAAACCTGAATAAAATTGACATGCCATCTAATAAAGGACTCTTTGAGGTTGCCATTCCAAAGTACCATGAGGAATTCTTTTCTAATGTGGATTGTactcaaaaagaaaagcatttggtTAACAGGTCAGCCTTTTTGGGACAGAAATACTTAGTGAGTTCTCAATTGAAATTTGATTGTAGCTCTCTTCAGTCAGCATCTTCTCAACCTCAAGAGGCTATGCGAGACTCGAGCCTTTGGAAGGAGATTGACCAAGAAGATAACAATGGTGAATCTAGAGATCCTGAAATGAGTTTTGATTGCAGTTCTTCTTCTCATCCTCTGACTGACCAATCTAAAGTGACTGCCAAAGAAATAAACCTTTCTAGGGAAGTATATGCTGATTTACAGGAtaagaataataaattttgtGGTTCTGAAATAAGTTCTGATTGTGATGACTCTCTTCAATTGGCTACCAACCAATCCCCAGTGATTGTTAAAGAAATAAGTCTTCAGAATGCAATGCATATTGGCCTGGTTGACCAAAGCTATGAATCTAGTAGTTATGAAATGAATTTCGATTGCGATGCCTCACTTCAGTCAACTAATGACTTCCCTCAAGAGCCTGTAAAAGACGTAAACCTTTCTAAGGAGGTGCACATTGGTTTGGTTGATAAGAACTATGGATCTCGTAGCTCTGAAATAAATGCTGAGTCTGTTTTCCCACTTCAGTCAGTGGTTGACCGACCCCCAGTGGCTGTCACAGAAATAAAACTTCGGAAGAAGATTCACACTGGCTTGGTTGATCAGTACTGTGAATCAAGTTGTTATGAAACAGGTTTTGATTGTGATGTTTCTTTTCAGTCAGGAGTTGATCATCCCCAACTGATTGTCAAAGAAAGACATCTGAAAAGTAGACGAGTCCACCCAAAACGAAAGAAACGTAAACCCAGTAGTACTAAAGCACATCTTGATGGTGATGTCTCTCTTAAGACAGTGGCTGATGAACCCCAAAGGGCTACGGAAGAAACAGATCTTCTCAGAGAGGAGAGTTCTTACCTTGTGGATATGAACTATGCGTATCATGGTCCTGAAATGGATTTTCACACTGATGCTCAATTCATGGCTGACCATCCTCAAGTAGCAGTTAAAGAAGTAAACCCTCACAAAGAAGATAGTGGCCTAGACAGTAAGAGCGTTCAGTGTAGCATTTCTAATCTAAGCTCTGATTCTCCTGCTGCTGCTTATCAGTCATCTAATGATCAGCTTCAAGAGGCTTTGGGTGAAGTAAATCTTAAAGAGCTAAATATCGACATGGAAGTTAATAGCTGTGCATGCTCCGGTTCCGACTTCACTTTGGAATCCGATCCCGCTCCTCTGCCAGTTACTGAGGGGTCTCAGCTGGGTGTTAGAAGAAATAAACGACACATTGACCTGGCAGATGGGAACTATGAGTCGAATAGTTCTGACATAACTTTTGAATCAGATATTCCTCCTTCAGTAATTGACCAACCTCAAGTAGCTGTTTATGAGGAAGAACCTGTTGATctggaaagtaaaaataatgaatcTTATGTTTCTGAAATAGCTTTTGATTCCAGTGTTCCTCTTCATTCAGGAAATGATCAACCTGAAGTAGCTGTTGAAGAAGTAATCATTCAGAAAGAAGAGTATGCACACTTAGAAATGGAGAATGATGAACCCAGTAGTTCTGAAATAAGTTCGGATTCTTACACCCCTCTTCATTCAGTGACTAATTCTCCTGAAATAGCTGTTAAAAAATTCAGCCTTCAACAAGAAGACCGGGTATActtagaaaataaggaaaatgaccCTACTGATTCTGAATTAAGTTCAAATTATGATATGATTTTTCATTCAATGACTGGACATTCTGAAGAACCCGTTAAAGAAAGAAACCTTCAGAAAGAAGAGCACATAGACTCAGAAGACGACGCTGATTTTGAAACATATGTGGTCTCTGATATCCCTCTTCAGTCAATGATTTACAAACATGGAGTAGTTGTTAAGCAAATACGGCTTAAAAAAGTAAAGCGTGCTGAATTCCGAGGTAAAAGTGCTGAATTTAGTGGTTCTGAAACAAATTCAGATCCTGGTGTTCCTCATTATTCAGTAGCTGAACCTCAAGTAGCTATTAAAAAAACCACCAGAAAGAAGAAGCATGTTCtagaaaataagaatgataaatgTAGTGGTTCTGAAATAATTCTGGATTCTGATGTTGCTTCTCAGTCAATGACTGAGAATCCTGAAGTAGTTGTTTTGGAGGAGGACTAT CAAGCTCTGGAAGACAGAAACAGTGAATCAGGCGATGGTAAAGTAACTGTTAAGTCTGCACAACTTCGGGACgcgattaaaaaaataaacagatggaaGAAAGAGGTTGCCGTCCTGAAAAATAAGATTGAGGAATATAGAGCTTCTAAATCAAGACCTAGTTCTGATGGTTCTGTTGAGTCTGTGGGTGATCAACCTGACATAGATGTTAAATCACTAAGCCCTGAAAATGAAGAAGAGTGTGCAGACTTAGAAACTGAGAACAGCCAGGATGGTTGTTCTCAAATGTATTTGGATTCTGATTGCTTGGTTCAGCCGATAGTTGATCGACCTCAAGTAACTATTTTGGAGCAGGAGCACATTGAGCTAGGAGGTAAGCACAATCACCGTTGTGGTTCTGAAGTAAGTTTTGATTCTGATGACCCTCTTCAATCAGTGGCTGAGCAGGTTAGAGACACTGTTGAAGAAATAAGCCTTTGGGAGGATGAAGAAGTAGACATGGAAGATAAGAGGCATGAAGCTCAGAGTTTTGGAATTGTGTATGATTGTGATGTCCTTCAGTCAATGGCTGGCCGAACTGAAGAAGTAAAGAAGGTTAACCTTTGGAAAGAGCTTGTTAGCTTGGAAAATAAGATTGTTAAGCCTGGTAATTCTAAAGCAAATTTTGATTCTGATAAACCTCTTCAGTCTGTGACTAATATAATTCAAAGGGCtactaaagaaagaaatcttcTGAGGGACGAACATGTTTATCTGGATAATAAAGGCTATGAACCACAtgattctgaaataatttatgtttcaaatattCCTCTTCAGTCAGTAATTAAGCGACCACAAATTTTGGAAGAGATGCATCCTAATTTGGAAGATAAGAGCATTGATCCTTGTGCTCCTAGCGTAAGCTTTGATTCCAGTGATCCTTTTCAGTCAGCAACTACCCAGCTTCAAAAAGCTgtcaaagaaataaatctttggaAGGAAGATCATATTTACCTGGAAGACAATAGCTATAGACTTGGTGGCTTTGAAGTGAATTGTGATTCTGCTATTCCTGTTCATTTTGTGCCTGATCAATCTCCTGTGTCTGTCAAAGAAATAAACTTACAAAAGGCATATCATAATAACCCAGAAAATAAGAACTGCGAATTCTATGGTTCTGAATTACAGTGTGGTTCTGGTATTCATTTTCAGTCTGAAGTTTGCCAACCTCAAGTGGCTTgcaaagaaataaactttcagCAGGAAAACCATCTTGGCATGGAAGAAAAGACTGATGAACCTAGTGATTCTGAAATGTGTGATGCTGATGGCCCTTTTGAAATAGTAGTTAACCAGTATCCACCGTCAGTCAAAGAAACAGATCTTCCGAAAGTGGTACTTGTGGACGTTGTGCCCAGTGATGGTGATTGTCAAGTAATTTCTCATCCTGACGTCCCTCTTGAGTTAGTGACTGACTCACCTCAAATGACTGTCAAAGAAATCAACTGTATACCTGCGGAACCTATCGATGAAGAAGAGGAGAGCTCTGACTCTTTTGGTCCTGAAGTAAGATGTGTTTGTGAAGCCTTTCCTCCATCAGCGACAAGCGAATCTgaagagacttttaaaataataaaccgTAAAAAAGACTATATTATTCTGAGCAATTGCAATTGTCACTCTTGTGGTTCAGAAGTAACTTTTAATGTTGATGCCTCTGATCAGTTGATGACTTACCAATCAGAAGAGCCTGatcaaaaaatggagaaatatgttGACCCAGGTCATAAGGGCCGTCAATCTAATCGTCCTAAAAGACGGCCAGGAACTCGCCGCCAGCAGAAAGCTCGCAAAAAAGTCAACCTTCAAAAAGATAGGAAAGATAGGAAAGGTCTAAGAAATACTGGCCAAAAAGGTAAGAGCCGTAAATCTAGTGTTTCTGCCAAGGACGTTGATGCCTCTTCTGAGTCAGTGACACATCAAATACCTGCTAAAGTAACCCGTTTGCAGGCAAAACGTAGACGTCTAGAAAGTGTGAGCTCTGAACCTTGTGGGTCTGAGGTGAACTTTCAACGTGATCCCTCTTTTCAGTCTAACACTGATCAGCCTCAAGATGCTGTTAATAAAACGGACCTATTTAAGAAGGTATCTTTTGACCTGGAAGAAAAGAGCCATGATTCCCAATCAAGCTCTGTTCCTGTGGTTGATTCTGTAAAGAACCTGGAAAAAGCAAAGGAAGTCGTAGAAGATAATCCTGATGAACCAGTTCTTGAAGCCTTGCCTCATGTTCCTCCTTCATTTGTGGGGAAAACATGGTCTCAGATAATGAGAGAAGATGACATAAAAATTAACACTCTTGTGAAGGAATTTAGGGAAGGTCGTTTCCACTGTTACTTTGATGATGACTCTAAGACCAAAAAGGTTTCTTccactaagaagaaaaaaagggttACCTGGGCAGACCTTCAGGACACTGCATCAGTTCAAGCTCCATCAGATTGTAATGATACTGCAAGTAGTGTTTCAAAAATTGTTGACTCTTCAGTGGCCTTAGATAAACCgtgccatcctcctcctccagcagagAGGCCTCCTGAACAAGAGAGGCATGTGCCTTCTCCATGCGAGACTGTGAAAGTTAGCCATGGAACTCAAACCAattttgtgaatttcccaaaaaggaaaagaaaacgaAGCAGACAAGAGGCGGCCTCACCAAAAAGTAAGCACTTACATTCACAGgttaacagaaaagcaaaaaacaaagtcAACTGTGAGACAGTTGACTTTCCTGAATCATGTACTAAAGTTTTGAGGCCTATGCAATCCAAAGCCTTGGTCTATGTTCTCTCGTCTCTAAATATTAAACTGCAGGAAGGTGAATGCCTTCACTTCTCCAAAACGAGTTGGGATAATGAAATGCAGTTTGTATGCAAATATAATATGAACACCCTTAATTATTATGACTCATGGTTTAAGGACATTGCAACTAATCCTCCACTGAACATAGTAGTACCAGAGGAGGACAATCCTAACTGGGTTAAAGCTCATCTTAACAATAACAACGTAAACTCCAGTGCAGGAGGTAATGATGCTAATGGACAGAGCTCTTCTTCAAGACCCTTAATGACAGTGCCTGCAAGATCCCAATTAAGTTCACGTAACACGACTGATGACTCTTCTCTGTTGCCAGAAGACTCAGAGGCTCCCAATGCTAATGAGGTTCCAAAGGGAGCTAATTTCCAGCTGATTACTTTAAAGCATGATATTGCCAATATGTCTCCAAAATCGATTAGAAAAGAGATAtcaggaaataaaagtaaaaagaaacttcaGGGAAGGAAGGTGACGACTGCTAATAAACCAGATTTTCCCAAAAAGGTTTTAAAACCAATTATTCTCCAGCAAAAAACCGGAATAGCTTCAGAAAAACAGTCAATTTGGATTCGGACCAAACCAAGTGATGTAATTAGAAAGTATATTTCGAAATACTCTGCTTTTTTACGTCGTAGATATCAATCCAGGAGCACTTTTATCGGAATGcatcttaagaagaaaaaatctgTTGTGAGTAGCCTAAAGAACGTGAAGAGAccagctaaaattttttttaactcctcaGTTCCACCAGCTGGTGCTGAAGAGCCGTCAAGCGCTATAGCAAGTTTTTCTCTGAAGCAACCTGTGCAGGGTTTTTGCCGTTTtgcaaaaaagaagaagaatg